One part of the Natronosalvus amylolyticus genome encodes these proteins:
- a CDS encoding glucose 1-dehydrogenase has translation MAYEFEGKAAIVTGGASGIGRAAAKRLASDGASVVVADVDRDGGESVVDGIESSGGEATFVETDVSNESSVKNLVDTTLETYGSLDMAFNNAGIEGDNEPTVDQTVDNWDCVVDVNMKGVWLCLKHEIRAMLEGEGGAIVNTSSISGQTGAGAAPYVATKHGILGLTRTAAVETAQDDIRVNAVCPGTIDTPLSQRFQEKTPEAFEQFVEMHPMGRLGEPEEIADAVAWLLSEEASFATGDMFQIDGGYMAL, from the coding sequence ATGGCATACGAGTTCGAAGGCAAGGCGGCCATCGTCACCGGCGGCGCGTCGGGGATCGGACGAGCAGCGGCGAAACGCCTCGCCAGCGATGGCGCGAGCGTCGTCGTGGCGGACGTCGACCGAGATGGAGGCGAGTCAGTCGTCGACGGAATCGAATCGAGCGGTGGCGAGGCGACGTTCGTCGAAACCGACGTCTCGAACGAGTCGTCAGTCAAAAATCTCGTCGACACGACCCTCGAGACGTACGGATCGCTCGATATGGCGTTCAACAACGCTGGCATCGAAGGCGACAACGAGCCGACCGTCGACCAAACCGTCGACAACTGGGACTGCGTCGTCGACGTGAACATGAAAGGCGTCTGGCTCTGTCTCAAACACGAAATCCGGGCGATGCTCGAGGGTGAGGGCGGTGCCATCGTCAACACCTCATCGATATCGGGGCAGACGGGCGCGGGTGCAGCCCCGTACGTCGCGACGAAACACGGGATTCTCGGACTGACCCGGACGGCAGCCGTCGAGACCGCACAGGACGACATCCGGGTCAACGCCGTGTGTCCGGGGACCATCGACACACCCCTCTCACAGCGATTTCAGGAGAAAACCCCCGAAGCGTTCGAACAGTTCGTCGAGATGCATCCCATGGGGCGGCTTGGCGAACCCGAGGAGATCGCCGACGCCGTAGCCTGGTTGCTCTCGGAAGAAGCGTCGTTCGCTACCGGTGATATGTTCCAGATCGACGGCGGCTACATGGCACTCTAG
- a CDS encoding nuclear transport factor 2 family protein codes for MGRTDAESHLYELLQTTYFDSIDGGDAETAVEAMHDDVEWTHTQVWEHDGHTSQATDTLEGKAAVHDFLAGRIDEMQAEGIEHKIRDVVASGDKGAFRAAVVGPNGNALPFLGWVELEDDVIRTYTVTPERMPE; via the coding sequence ATGGGACGTACTGACGCGGAGAGTCACCTATATGAGTTGCTGCAGACGACGTACTTCGACTCAATCGACGGCGGCGACGCCGAGACGGCAGTCGAAGCAATGCACGACGACGTCGAGTGGACGCACACGCAGGTGTGGGAACACGATGGCCACACCAGCCAGGCGACGGACACCCTCGAGGGCAAAGCCGCCGTCCACGACTTCCTCGCTGGCCGCATCGATGAGATGCAAGCCGAAGGCATCGAGCACAAAATCCGTGACGTGGTCGCGAGCGGCGACAAAGGAGCGTTTCGAGCCGCAGTCGTCGGCCCAAACGGCAACGCCCTGCCGTTTCTGGGCTGGGTCGAACTCGAGGACGACGTGATTCGGACGTACACGGTAACCCCCGAACGAATGCCCGAGTGA
- a CDS encoding RidA family protein, which yields MARETITHEDLPDSSGHSYSHAIVADGRLYMSGQVGMDADRNLAGEEMTAQARQAFANVEKICEAVDRDLQDVVKVTAHIVDPHSRFAEYQAVWDETFESPYPCHTVLGVEQLAGPEYLIELEVEVPLGDG from the coding sequence ATGGCTCGAGAGACCATCACCCACGAGGACCTACCGGATTCGTCCGGTCACAGTTACAGTCACGCCATCGTCGCCGATGGCCGTCTCTACATGTCGGGGCAGGTCGGGATGGACGCCGACCGGAACCTGGCCGGCGAAGAAATGACCGCACAGGCGAGACAGGCGTTCGCGAACGTCGAGAAGATTTGCGAGGCGGTCGACCGCGACCTCCAGGACGTCGTCAAAGTGACCGCACACATCGTCGACCCGCACAGTCGATTCGCCGAGTATCAGGCCGTCTGGGACGAGACCTTCGAGTCACCGTACCCGTGTCACACCGTCCTCGGCGTCGAGCAACTGGCCGGACCCGAGTACCTGATCGAACTCGAGGTCGAAGTCCCCCTGGGCGACGGGTAA
- a CDS encoding nuclear transport factor 2 family protein yields the protein MTPTIPSIDTLRHRIAINDCKAQYCYLIDDWELEALPSLFTEDTTLDYGGLGTYEGHEGVREFTEVIEETLERTTHLLTNPLIDVGQGPDIESEGDENATNSENATEDEPTHATGRWYVFSTITYADGSSGVRVGTYRDEYRRVDDQWLIAKSQLRFTHSVDYEDTDQNGYWPGLRAHSSSQS from the coding sequence ATGACACCGACGATTCCATCCATCGACACGCTTCGCCACCGCATCGCCATCAACGACTGCAAGGCACAGTACTGCTATCTGATCGACGACTGGGAGCTCGAGGCGCTTCCCTCCCTGTTCACCGAAGATACCACCCTCGATTACGGCGGGTTGGGTACCTACGAGGGCCACGAGGGCGTCAGAGAGTTCACCGAAGTAATCGAAGAGACGCTCGAGCGAACTACCCACCTGTTGACGAATCCCCTCATCGACGTGGGCCAGGGACCGGACATCGAAAGCGAGGGCGACGAAAACGCTACCAACAGCGAAAACGCCACCGAAGACGAACCGACACACGCCACGGGTCGCTGGTACGTCTTTTCGACGATCACCTACGCCGACGGCTCGAGTGGCGTCCGCGTGGGCACCTATCGTGACGAGTATCGACGTGTCGATGACCAGTGGCTCATCGCGAAAAGTCAGCTACGGTTCACCCACTCCGTCGATTACGAAGATACTGACCAGAACGGATACTGGCCAGGGTTACGGGCTCACTCGTCGTCCCAGTCGTAA
- a CDS encoding PaaI family thioesterase: MSETQPTASDRAAALEEIREIESSHGFIKELEIEFEQPTPPHDDAHLQATMPYHEEYANPASGGVLHGGIAAAVLDSVMGLSLIVALEGEERAHGPTMSLTTNYLAPIREPIVAHATVRSTASRSAVIEGEIYGRESGECLATAQGVWRVFAPDERET, translated from the coding sequence GTGTCTGAAACCCAACCGACTGCGAGTGACAGGGCGGCCGCACTCGAGGAAATCCGGGAGATTGAGTCCAGCCACGGATTCATCAAGGAACTCGAGATCGAGTTCGAGCAACCGACGCCCCCACACGACGACGCGCATCTCCAGGCGACCATGCCTTACCACGAGGAGTACGCGAATCCGGCATCAGGCGGCGTGTTACACGGCGGTATCGCTGCCGCCGTCCTCGATTCGGTAATGGGGCTCTCGTTGATCGTCGCCCTCGAGGGCGAAGAGCGAGCCCACGGCCCGACGATGTCGCTCACGACGAACTACCTCGCGCCAATCCGGGAACCGATCGTCGCCCACGCGACGGTTCGCTCGACGGCGTCGCGCTCGGCCGTCATCGAGGGCGAAATTTACGGACGCGAATCCGGAGAGTGTCTGGCCACCGCTCAAGGAGTCTGGCGGGTTTTCGCTCCGGACGAACGAGAGACGTAG
- a CDS encoding 3-hydroxyacyl-CoA dehydrogenase family protein, with protein MATQTIGVIGAGTMGSGIAQLAAQYGYDVVLRDIEQELVDDGLERIRSGLEAAESRDIIPSADDAFAHVEGTTDIEYVTDEASLIVEAVPEDMDLKKTVFEELDAQAAPDVILGTNTSSLSVTEIASVTDNPERVLGMHFFNPPVKMKLLELITGHHTAEETVERAVDFAEAVGRDPIVVDDYPGFASSRLGLVLGMEAARMVQEGVASAEDIDTAMEQGYNFPMGPLKLGDYNGWDVRVEVGEYLAEELGRDVYRPPQNVKKMVRAGDYGKKTGRGFYDWDDE; from the coding sequence ATGGCAACACAGACGATCGGTGTCATCGGGGCTGGCACCATGGGAAGTGGGATCGCCCAGCTCGCCGCACAGTACGGATACGACGTCGTCCTTCGGGACATCGAACAGGAACTCGTCGACGACGGCCTCGAGCGCATTCGTTCCGGACTCGAGGCGGCGGAATCTCGCGACATTATCCCGAGTGCGGACGACGCCTTTGCCCACGTCGAAGGGACGACGGATATCGAGTACGTCACGGACGAGGCTTCGCTCATCGTCGAGGCGGTGCCGGAGGATATGGACCTGAAAAAGACGGTCTTCGAGGAACTCGACGCACAGGCTGCCCCCGACGTCATCCTCGGCACGAACACGTCCTCACTCTCGGTGACCGAGATCGCGAGCGTAACCGACAACCCCGAACGCGTCCTCGGGATGCACTTTTTCAACCCACCCGTCAAGATGAAGCTCCTCGAGTTGATCACGGGACATCACACGGCCGAGGAAACCGTCGAGCGAGCGGTCGACTTTGCGGAGGCCGTCGGTCGAGATCCTATCGTCGTCGACGACTATCCCGGATTTGCCAGTTCCCGGCTTGGCCTCGTCCTCGGGATGGAGGCCGCACGGATGGTCCAGGAGGGCGTCGCTTCAGCTGAAGACATCGATACGGCGATGGAACAGGGATACAACTTCCCGATGGGGCCGCTGAAACTCGGCGATTACAACGGTTGGGACGTTCGCGTCGAAGTCGGCGAGTATCTCGCGGAGGAACTCGGCCGCGACGTGTACCGACCTCCCCAGAACGTCAAGAAGATGGTTCGTGCGGGTGACTACGGGAAAAAGACCGGCCGCGGATTTTACGACTGGGACGACGAGTGA